GTGCGGATCACGCCGATGAAGGCCCGCCGTGTCGTCGACATGGTCCGCGGTCTTCCCGTCGACGAGGCCCTGGCCCTGCTGCAGTTCGCGCCGCAGGCCGCCTCGGAGACCGTCTACAAGGTGCTGGAGAGCGCCCTCGCGAACGCGGAGACCACCGAGAGCCTCGACCGGGGCGACCTGGTCGTCTCCGTCGCCCGGGTCGACGAGGGCCCCACCATGAAGCGGTGGCGCCCCCGTGCCCAGGGACGCGCGACCCGCATCCTCAAGCGCACCAGCCACATCACGCTCGCCGTCCA
This genomic interval from Nocardioides euryhalodurans contains the following:
- the rplV gene encoding 50S ribosomal protein L22, which encodes MSVTERRRTSARRESLLGDQPGAFATARFVRITPMKARRVVDMVRGLPVDEALALLQFAPQAASETVYKVLESALANAETTESLDRGDLVVSVARVDEGPTMKRWRPRAQGRATRILKRTSHITLAVQPAGVVGTSKARKGGSK